From the genome of Candidatus Woesearchaeota archaeon:
TGTTAATTCCGGGCTTTGCGCAGGCAGGATTATTGGCGCTGCAGCCTGCATGATACGTGATAATATCTTCTTGTTCGATTTGGATCATCGATCCATCGCGGTCAATGATGAAGTGCGTACCTACTTTTTCTCCATCGCTGTTAACTCCTTTGAAAAAGATATTTTTGTACGTGTCATACGCTGACGAACTGCCTGCAGTGATGTGAATAACGATGCTGCTGATTTTGCTACTTGAACGTATGGGCCGATCTACCGTGTCAGCGCGCGCATGGAACGCACAATCATCGTCAGGTCCGCAGGCAGTTGCCGGATTTAAGTCGACAGAACCATAGCTTCCGAGTGTCACGATCTGCGGCGTGAATGGCCCTGAAATAACCGGCCCAATAGTTCCGGGGGTTGGTGTTGATGCGCCGGTGCCTGGAGCAGATGGCCCCGGAGAAACTGGTGGAACACTTGCCGGCCGCTGCGCACAGAGCGTCGCTGCCTGCGCTGGATTTTTCACAAAGGAGTCTTTGTCAGACACACAGGCATACTGCGCGCTATTCGGCGCAGGGCAGGGCACGCAGAAATTTCCAAATCCGCATTCCATATCGGTTGCACCGCCGAGCTTGCCGTTGCAGTCGCAAATATTTTGGTTGTTTGACGGGTCAACATACAATCCGTTGTTTTTGTCGGTGGTGGTGCACGCCTCGTAGCCGATGCACGAACCGGATGCAGAGCAGTAGTTGAGCCCTTGCGCAATGCCGCAGCGGCTTGAGGTAGAGGTACCCACACAATTACATTCTTGGTTCACGAATGCGTTGGATGTGCATGCAGGCAATTCGCCGGTGGCAGTCACTTTACTGCATGCAACTGGAATGTCAATCGCGTCTGCGCCGGTGAATTCGAGCGCCTTGCCGCCGAACCGCGCGACCGCGTCGCCGGGAATGCAGGTGTCCGGTCCGGGAATGTCGTTTTCAAATCGGGTCTTGCACGGGCGAAGCTCAAGAGATAATTTCCAGTGCACGGGATTTTGTGCTGTGATGTCGTCGCACTGGGTTGCCGCTGCGCGCTGTTGTGCGAGGAAGGCGATGCCGTCAGCGTAGAGTTTTCCTGGAAGAACCGAACCGTACTCTGGCTGGATGCGAAGCCCATGGTACGAAATAGTGCCGAGCGCGCTGTCGAAGCGGTAGATATTATTTTTCAGCAGGGCGGTTGTCGACGGTGAAAGTCCGGACGCGGAAAGTTCTGCGTCAGTGCAGGGGATAGCACCCGGCACAATTTCAAACTGGTAATTTCTGCTTCCTTCAAGGAGTTTTGCAAGGTCATCGCTCAACGATGCGTGCTGCACACTGTAGCAGAACGCGTCTCTGCCTGCGGCATCTTTGGTCCGGAACATCAACAGGCCAACCGCGAGATTTTCGCGTGAAGGGTAACTAACATCAATCGACGGAAGACTGCGCAGGGGAAGTTTATTTCCGCCAGCTTCTGCAAAGTCTGGATTGGTGTACGCAACAGTGCGCGCGTATCCTGCGGCGCCGCCGTACATACCGCGAGTGATCATATCTTCAGTCAAGACGACGCTGGGAATGGTGAACCGGGAAACGCCATCTTCAACAATCGCGCGCACCGCCATGGAGCGCGCGGCAGATGACGCAGCAGACGAACTGGTGGGTGCTGAAATCGTGCTGCCTGCGTACCGTTCGAGTGGAATGACATTACCGTTCTGGTCGCGCAGTTGGTACATCAGGAAGTACGGCACCTGCTGGCCGGCAAGTGAAAGTGCCTGTGCAACGTCGGGACGGATAGTGCCTGCACGGTTGTTCGGGCTGTATTTTTCAAGCTCGACATCGACGTCAATCGGCTCGTTAACCATGAACACCGATTTGACCGGACGGGGCCGTTTCAGGAACGCTGCGCGCCCGAGTTGGCCGGCTGCGATTTCGCATTGGTATCCAGAAAGTTTGAACTGGCAGGAAAGCGGCGGCTCATCGCCAATCTGCTGAATTTCGATTATTTTTTCTTCAGTCTGGAAATTTCCCTGATTGTTCCGCCACTGCCAGTATAAGCGAACACGGTCAAAGCGATACGGAAGTTCTGCCGGAACATATGCGTCCATGTCGCCGTATTCGCCGGCTGCAAGCACGCCGGTGCCCATGAAGTTGGTGATGGGATAGCGTTTCTCGCCAATCTCTGCGCAATCGCATTTGTTGTTGGCAAAGCCGTAGATTTGTTTGCAGTTTGTCGGGCTTGCAGTGCAGATAAGTTCTGCGCCGTAGGTTATTTCAGAGCCGGCGACAAGTCCGCCGGCGAGATGGTAAATAAATCGCGCGTTGCCGGTCACGGGATTGCTCGTCATGAATCGCCGCGTTTGTTTTGGATACAAAAAGCCCTCGCTCGCAACCGGCACGCTGCCGATGCCCGTCAAGGCACCTTCGATGTCAAGGTCGAAATCGCCGGTGAATGCGTAGAAGCACGCCGAGTGAATCAGGCTGCGTTCATTAAGGATACTGTACAAATTTGATTTTCCATACCGGTCGGAAATCGCCGTGTGCATGTGCTCGCCGGCAGAGGAAACTGCTTTGAAAAAGCCGCTGATGCCCTGAAGCCGACCGCCGCCACCGCCGCCGGAGCCCGCACCGTAGCGCTGGGCAAAACATTTGACTGCTTCAATCAGGAAATCGCACAGTGTTTCTGAAAACGCGCGCCGGCACATGCCGGTACTTCCTTCGCCTGTCAACAAAATGGATTGGAAGCACTGCCGGAACTGGACAAAGACGCGCTGGATAAGTGCAATATAGGTGTTGATGGCGGGCAGGCACATGCACCGGATTGAATTGACAATGCTGGACGTCGGGTCAACAACATAGTCGCGGTTCACCCGCGGCACGAGTCCGTATTTTTCCGCTTCTGCGCGTGTCAGGATTTTTTGGGGGAATTCAGGAACAAATTGTTCAAGCCCGCGGTCGTAGCCGACCACTTCGCCGGTTGCCGGATCTTTTCGCTCTTTCCGGTCAGCGTAGAATGTGCCGAGTTCCCACTGGCCATCTGCAATAAGCCGGAACCAGCGGTCGCGGATGGTGACTCTTTTTTTGTTGAGTGTTGGCTGGCTGTTGATTGCTTCAGTCACTTCAATGGTGCCATCGCGGGCAGGAAGTGTGCCGCCGTAGCGCACGCTGCCGACTAAGGGACGGACTTCTTCTTGGCAAATCGTTGAAGCGGATTCAACCGCCTGTCCGATGGGCCCGCCGCAGCTTTGTGCAGCGCGGGAAGATTTGGTTGCAGTGTCATAGATACATTCAGATTGCCGAAGCTCGTTGGTAAACCAGCACGCGCTGTCCCATTGATTGATGTATTCCTGCGCGCATTGTTTTTCCGGACTTGCGCCGGGCACTGTTGGAATTCCAGAAAACGGAGTGAGCATTGACGACGATGAAGAGGAAAGCAATTCATCAGCAGCGTCGTACACTACCCCTTCGTTCATGCCGGGATTGCCGCACTGCGCTTCTTTTGCGTCGGCATTGGTGCTGCCGAGATCATAGTGCGCAGGATTAGTGGTGCCATCAGACTGAAGCGCGCGTGTCTTTGCCATGCTTGCCTGCGTGATGTGCACGGCGAGTGTGGGCGCTGCGGGACAGTACACGCGGTCGCATATCCATTTCATGTAGCGTTCGTAGTCCTTGCGTGACTCGCGCGACTGTATGCATTGCTGTTTTTCAGGGCTGTCAGCTGCGTCGGCGTAGACGCCGGTGCAATCCAGTTTTTCGATGACAAGCTTGTAGTAGTACGCGGCAAAGCTGCCGAGGCAGGTTACAAATGTGCCGATCAAGACAAATTTCAGGTACTGCAAAATCTGGTTGAGCGTTTTGATTGCATCATCAAAAAAATGGATGGAATCTTTGAGCAGCCATGTGGGGAGCCAGCGCTCGTCAAGCTCAAGGTCGAGTGTCGTGACGACGTCAGTGCAGTGGAGTTGGGTGCGCGTAATTTTTCCAGCTCGGCCACCATACACGCCTGATGTTGAGGAAGGAGAGAGTGGTTGTTGGTAGTTTTGATATGAAGGACGGCCAGACACGCCGGAGATATACTGCGTGCCCGGTGGCGCCTGCGCTCCTGATGTTGCGGGTATGCCAGTGCCCATGCCGCTGGCGTCTTCGTATTCAAACAGCACTTCCATCTGCAATGGAATTTTTATGAGCAAATCTTTTTTCGCGCTGATGTCACTGAGATTTTTTTGGAGGTAGGGAAGCTGGTTGAAGTTCACGACAATGCCGCCGACGGTGTAGTCATCACTCCAGGTTACCTGCACGGGCTGACGCACGAGTGTTTCCGGATCAAATGCATAATCACGGCGGGCTTCAGTGCTCTGATGTAGTACGCGGAAACGAGGCGGCGACAAAATAGTTGCACGGTCTGCGGGGCCGCGCCATTTCAGCTTGACGTTGAAGCCGAGCTGGGCAATGCCGTTGCGGAGATGCGCGGGGATGACGGTCGATGGAGTAATTTTTGATTGCTCAACTTCCCAGAAACCGCCGCTGCCGCACTTCGCAAACACAACCGACACCGGACCAGAAGTGGAACTTCTTCCAAGATCGTCCACAACAAAAATCTGCAGCCTATTTTCAAACGTGCTGCCAACATCGTATTGCCTGCCGAAGGTGTTTGCCGACGAATCAAGCGGTTGCTGGGGCAGGTACTGCGTCAGGTTGGTCTGCACAAATTGAGTGAGGAGCACATCAATTGAAA
Proteins encoded in this window:
- a CDS encoding N-acetylmuramoyl-L-alanine amidase, giving the protein MATQKRMSMNLSLKSAHTVQIIAAFFMYLVILIPVVHAQPTYEHTPPSSSSTPSNVSDSSSSSSTTSAYSDTLPTSPYGASDAEGAGGNFSSERGAYGVLLNLELPKKTNKRTLTVQGTTNSHTRVKTYLNPALPITNATSYHTITIADSAGAFALTFTLNEGLSHIVVIAEGRAEEIVDEATNQTSVQKTIKEFDVTVDTVAPVVSLDQHISIVEGVLALKGTTSETIVATITVSGAVSEQQLPAGAFDIRVPVSESVAQNIGKKTDVHFVFADEAGNTKQESKTIQILGPAPQLFSHNLNELNPSYTQKVTVRGNATPGAVVFVTVNDEVTPNSAWSTSLLDLVKSLSVRAAPQKEYTAVAGPDGRFSIDVLLTQFVQTNLTQYLPQQPLDSSANTFGRQYDVGSTFENRLQIFVVDDLGRSSTSGPVSVVFAKCGSGGFWEVEQSKITPSTVIPAHLRNGIAQLGFNVKLKWRGPADRATILSPPRFRVLHQSTEARRDYAFDPETLVRQPVQVTWSDDYTVGGIVVNFNQLPYLQKNLSDISAKKDLLIKIPLQMEVLFEYEDASGMGTGIPATSGAQAPPGTQYISGVSGRPSYQNYQQPLSPSSTSGVYGGRAGKITRTQLHCTDVVTTLDLELDERWLPTWLLKDSIHFFDDAIKTLNQILQYLKFVLIGTFVTCLGSFAAYYYKLVIEKLDCTGVYADAADSPEKQQCIQSRESRKDYERYMKWICDRVYCPAAPTLAVHITQASMAKTRALQSDGTTNPAHYDLGSTNADAKEAQCGNPGMNEGVVYDAADELLSSSSSSMLTPFSGIPTVPGASPEKQCAQEYINQWDSACWFTNELRQSECIYDTATKSSRAAQSCGGPIGQAVESASTICQEEVRPLVGSVRYGGTLPARDGTIEVTEAINSQPTLNKKRVTIRDRWFRLIADGQWELGTFYADRKERKDPATGEVVGYDRGLEQFVPEFPQKILTRAEAEKYGLVPRVNRDYVVDPTSSIVNSIRCMCLPAINTYIALIQRVFVQFRQCFQSILLTGEGSTGMCRRAFSETLCDFLIEAVKCFAQRYGAGSGGGGGGRLQGISGFFKAVSSAGEHMHTAISDRYGKSNLYSILNERSLIHSACFYAFTGDFDLDIEGALTGIGSVPVASEGFLYPKQTRRFMTSNPVTGNARFIYHLAGGLVAGSEITYGAELICTASPTNCKQIYGFANNKCDCAEIGEKRYPITNFMGTGVLAAGEYGDMDAYVPAELPYRFDRVRLYWQWRNNQGNFQTEEKIIEIQQIGDEPPLSCQFKLSGYQCEIAAGQLGRAAFLKRPRPVKSVFMVNEPIDVDVELEKYSPNNRAGTIRPDVAQALSLAGQQVPYFLMYQLRDQNGNVIPLERYAGSTISAPTSSSAASSAARSMAVRAIVEDGVSRFTIPSVVLTEDMITRGMYGGAAGYARTVAYTNPDFAEAGGNKLPLRSLPSIDVSYPSRENLAVGLLMFRTKDAAGRDAFCYSVQHASLSDDLAKLLEGSRNYQFEIVPGAIPCTDAELSASGLSPSTTALLKNNIYRFDSALGTISYHGLRIQPEYGSVLPGKLYADGIAFLAQQRAAATQCDDITAQNPVHWKLSLELRPCKTRFENDIPGPDTCIPGDAVARFGGKALEFTGADAIDIPVACSKVTATGELPACTSNAFVNQECNCVGTSTSSRCGIAQGLNYCSASGSCIGYEACTTTDKNNGLYVDPSNNQNICDCNGKLGGATDMECGFGNFCVPCPAPNSAQYACVSDKDSFVKNPAQAATLCAQRPASVPPVSPGPSAPGTGASTPTPGTIGPVISGPFTPQIVTLGSYGSVDLNPATACGPDDDCAFHARADTVDRPIRSSSKISSIVIHITAGSSSAYDTYKNIFFKGVNSDGEKVGTHFIIDRDGSMIQIEQEDIITYHAGCSANNPACAKPGINSQAIGIDLANYAGNSPCSGCIDVRNQLNMVHGKAWSYPGGTRYWEPFPDAQMKTLAKTVAEIMVRYGISIDHIYFHSTIGRPQYVDGTSGYSCEGFTAGQPNGVYGGHEDPGPLFDWCTFKATVLQAVEQYAAASPTVAAVASPEEAGAQYAGSFVERVSRICPGGITEDCLNTNKDFVLAQDDQYRGLCTAITSCTDAYDAQVDTLLGTISDVLLDLRLEKKLAPPAVTTLPTAADGTQLAQRFANDMELICLNGITVDCVQAHKPEVAAKVSAYAAQCNHVPECDNAFTRGIYTELGNLVAQRVDEIYGEVTSSAGTT